The Accipiter gentilis chromosome 19, bAccGen1.1, whole genome shotgun sequence genome has a window encoding:
- the BIRC2 gene encoding baculoviral IAP repeat-containing protein 2: MNIMENSPFLASIMKQGALCRELKYDLSCELYRMSTFSTFPINVPVSERSLARAGFYYTGVQDKVKCFSCGLTLDNWQPGDNAMEKHKQLYSSCSFVQNMLSVNNLGLSSRSAFSPLVASSPSPSLHSIALSPSLEQVGYFSGSFSSFPQDPVTTRAVEDLSFLRPKLHNPSMSTEDARLRTFHSWPLTFLSPTDLAKAGLYYLGTADKVACFSCGGQLSNWEPKDNAVSEHRRHFPNCPFVENLTRDQPSFNVSNVSMQTHEARVKTFINWPTRIPVQPEQLADAGFYYVGRNDDVKCFCCDGGLRCWESGDDPWIEHAKWFPRCEYLLRVKGGEFVSQIQARFPHLLEQLLSTSDTPVDENIDPPIIHFEPGESHSEDAIMMNTPVVKAALEMGFSRRLIKQTVQSKILATGENYKTVNDLVSDLLTAEDEKREEEKERQFEEVASDDLSLIRKNRMALFQRLTCVLPILGSLLSAKVITELEHDVIKQKTQTPLQARELIDTVLVKGNEAASIFRNCLRDCDPVLYKDLFVEKNMKYVPTEDVSGLPMEEQLRRLQEERTCKVCMDKEVSIVFIPCGHLVVCKECAPSLRKCPICRGTIKGTVRTFLS, translated from the exons ATGAACATAATGGAAAATAGCCCTTTCTTGGCTAGCATCATGAAGCAGGGTGCTTTGTGTCGTGAACTGAAGTATGACTTATCCTGTGAACTCTACAGAATGTCAACGTTTTCTACTTTCCCCATTAATGTGCCGGTGTCAGAGCGGAGTCTTGCCCGAGCTGGGTTTTATTACACTGGTGTGCAAGATAAAGTTAAGTGCTTCAGTTGTGGCTTAACATTGGACAACTGGCAACCAGGAGATAATGCTATGGAAAAACATAAGCAGCTGTATTCTAGCTGCAGTTTTGTTCAAAACATGCTTTCCGTTAACAACCTCGGACTGTCCTCTCGTTCCGCCTTTTCACCTCTGGTTGCAAGCAGCCCCTCACCATCTCTACATTCCATAGCCCTTTCTCCAAGTTTAGAACAAGTTGGATATTTCAGTGGctctttttccagttttcctcAAGACCCAGTAACTACTAGGGCAGTTGAAGACCTTTCATTCTTGAGACCTAAACTTCACAATCCTTCTATGAGTACAGAAGATGCTAGACTACGCACTTTTCACTCGTGGCCACTGACGTTTCTCTCGCCTACTGATCTGGCAAAGGCTGGACTTTATTACTTGGGGACAGCAGACAAAGTTGCTTGTTTCTCCTGTGGTGGCCAGCTGAGTAACTGGGAACCAAAAGATAATGCTGTGTCAGAGCATCGGAGACACTTCCCGAACTGCCCTTTTGTGGAAAATCTTACCCGAGACCAGCCAAGTTTCAATGTTTCAAATGTGAGCATGCAAACCCATGAAGCCCGTGTTAAAACATTCATAAATTGGCCAACTAGAATTCCAGTTCAGCCTGAACAGCTTGCAGATGCTGGCTTTTACTATGTAG gccGGAACGATGATGTCAAGTGTTTTTGCTGTGATGGTGGGTTAAGGTGCTGGGAATCTGGAGATGATCCATGGATTGAGCATGCGAAGTGGTTTCCAAG GTGTGAGTATCTGCTTCGTGTAAAAGGAGGAGAGTTTGTAAGTCAAATTCAGGCCAGGTTCCCCCATCTTCTTGAACAG CTCTTGTCAACCTCTGATACTCCTGTAGATGAAAACATTGATCCCCCAA TTATTCATTTTGAACCTGGAGAGAGTCACTCAGAAGATGCAATCATGATGAACACGCCTGTGGTTaaagctgccttggagatgggaTTCAGTAGAAGGCTAATAAAGCAAACGGTGCAAAGTAAAATCTTGGCCACTGGAGAAAACTACAAGACTGTTAATGATCTTGTGTCTGATCTGCTCACTGCTGAAGAtgagaagagggaagaagagaaagagagacaatTTGAAGAAGTGGCATCAG ATGATTTGTCCTTAATCCGGAAGAATCGAATGGCTTTATTCCAACGTTTAACATGTGTACTTCCAATCCTTGGGAGCTTACTATCTGCTAAAGTGATAACAGAACTTGAGCATGATGTTATTAAGCAAAAGACACAGACACCATTGCAAGCAAGGGAACTGATAGATACAGTTTTAGTGAAAGGAAATGAAGCAGCCAGCATATTCAGAAACTGTCTACGAGATTGTGACCCTGTACTGTACAAAGATTTATTTg tGGAGAAGAACATGAAGTATGTTCCCACAGAAGATGTTTCAG gttTACCTATGGAAGAGCAACTAAGAAGACTGCAAGAGGAAAGAACATGTAAAGTTTGCATGGACAAAGAAGTTTCTATTGTTTTTATTCCATGTGGTCACTTAGTGGTATGCAAAGAATGCGCACCGTCCCTTAGAAAATGCCCTATTTGCAGGGGGACAATAAAGGGTACAGTTCGTACATTTCTTTCGTAA